A single window of Labeo rohita strain BAU-BD-2019 chromosome 4, IGBB_LRoh.1.0, whole genome shotgun sequence DNA harbors:
- the pacsin2 gene encoding protein kinase C and casein kinase substrate in neurons protein 2 isoform X1 translates to MSDLNDSLVDVSSDSFWEVGNYKRAVKRVDDGNRLCNDLMNCLHERARIEKGYAAQLTEWAKRWRQLVEKGPQYGTVERAWCALMTEAEKVSDLHMEVKAALMGEDLEKVKNWQKDAYHKQMIGGFKETKEADDGFRKAQKPWAKKLKEVDAMKKAYHTACKEEKTATTRENSSKLENNNPEAQKKLQEKVEKCQQEVQKTKERYKKSLEELDKVTPQYMENMEQVFEQWQQFEDKRLRFFKELLLGVKQHLDLSSNHKYATVYHTLEDTIQAADAQEDLKWFRSNHGPGMAMNWPQFEEWSMDLNRTLSRRETKRKPADGITLTGISQTTEQTSKTSSSVTVASSSEAACLNPFDEDDDVEEDEDEPAAVAVAVERPKSSPVAVKREEVIAQTAGTVEKMTADGSDEEAGNPFASANANGNPFEDEPSSPEVCVPVRALYDYEGQEQDELSFKAGDQLTKIGNEDEQGWCKGRLSDGTVGLYPANYVEDLE, encoded by the exons ATGTCAGACTTAAACGACTCTCTGGTGGACGTCTCCAGCGACAGCTTCTGGGAG GTGGGCAACTACAAGCGTGCAGTGAAGCGTGTGGACGACGGGAACAGACTGTGTAATGACCTGATGAATTGTCTGCACGAGCGTGCGCGCATAGAGAAGGGCTACGCCGCGCAGCTCACCGAGTGGGCCAAACGCTGGAGACAGCTGGTGGAGAAAG GTCCTCAGTACGGGACGGTGGAGCGAGCGTGGTGCGCTCTGATGACCGAGGCTGAGAAAGTGAGCGACCTGCACATGGAGGTGAAGGCTGCACTAATGGGAGAAGACCTGGAGAAAGTCAAGAACTGGCAGAAGGACGCCTACCACAAACAGATGATTGGCGGCTTCAAGGAGACCAAAGAAGCGGACGATGGCTTTCGCAAGGCACAGAAACCCTGGGCCAAGAAACTCAAGGAG GTGGATGCGATGAAGAAGGCCTACCACACGGCCTGTAAGGAGGAGAAAACAGCCACCACCCGAGAGAATTCAAGCAAGCTGGAGAACAACAACCCGGAGGCCCAGAAGAAGCTGCAAGAGAAGGTAGAGAAGTGCCAGCAGGAAGTTCAGAAG ACGAAGGAGCGCTATAAGAAGTCTCTGGAGGAGCTGGATAAGGTGACTCCTCAGTACATGGAGAACATGGAGCAGGTGTTCGAGCAGTGGCAGCAGTTCGAGGACAAGAGGCTGCGCTTCTTCAAAGAGCTGCTGCTGGGCGTCAAGCAGCACCTCGACCTCTCCTCCAATCACAA GTACGCGACCGTGTATCACACACTGGAAGACACCATCCAGGCAGCCGACGCACAGGAAGACCTCAAGTGGTTCCGCTCTAACCACGGGCCCGGCATGGCCATGAACTGGCCCCAGTTTGAG GAATGGTCCATGGACTTGAACCGAACGCTCAGTCGACGAGAAACCAAGAGGAAACCCGCCGATGGAATCACTCTGACGGGGATCAGTCAAACCACAGAACAAACCTCAAAAACCAGCAGCAG CGTGACTGTGGCCAGTAGCTCAGAAGCAGCATGCTTAAACCCAtttgatgaggatgatgatgtcGAGGAGGATGAAGATGAGCCAGCGGCAGTGGCGGTGGCAGTGGAGCGGCCCAAGAGCAGCCCGGTCGCTGTCAAACGAGAGGAAGTGATAGCGCAAAC TGCTGGTACCGTGGAGAAAATGACAGCCGACGGCTCCGATGAGGAAGCAGGGAACCCCTTCGCGTCCGCTAACGCTAACGGTAATCCGTTCGAGGACGAGCCGTCTTCACCGGAGGTGTGCGTGCCGGTCCGCGCCTTGTATGACTATGAGGGACAGGAGCAGGACGAGCTCAGCTTCAAAGCAG GAGATCAGCTGACGAAGATCGGCAACGAGGACGAGCAGGGCTGGTGTAAAGGACGTCTGAGTGACGGCACCGTCGGCCTCTATCCCGCCAACTACGTGGAGGACCT
- the pacsin2 gene encoding protein kinase C and casein kinase substrate in neurons protein 2 isoform X2, producing the protein MSDLNDSLVDVSSDSFWEVGNYKRAVKRVDDGNRLCNDLMNCLHERARIEKGYAAQLTEWAKRWRQLVEKGPQYGTVERAWCALMTEAEKVSDLHMEVKAALMGEDLEKVKNWQKDAYHKQMIGGFKETKEADDGFRKAQKPWAKKLKEVDAMKKAYHTACKEEKTATTRENSSKLENNNPEAQKKLQEKVEKCQQEVQKTKERYKKSLEELDKVTPQYMENMEQVFEQWQQFEDKRLRFFKELLLGVKQHLDLSSNHKYATVYHTLEDTIQAADAQEDLKWFRSNHGPGMAMNWPQFEEWSMDLNRTLSRRETKRKPADGITLTGISQTTEQTSKTSSSAGTVEKMTADGSDEEAGNPFASANANGNPFEDEPSSPEVCVPVRALYDYEGQEQDELSFKAGDQLTKIGNEDEQGWCKGRLSDGTVGLYPANYVEDLE; encoded by the exons ATGTCAGACTTAAACGACTCTCTGGTGGACGTCTCCAGCGACAGCTTCTGGGAG GTGGGCAACTACAAGCGTGCAGTGAAGCGTGTGGACGACGGGAACAGACTGTGTAATGACCTGATGAATTGTCTGCACGAGCGTGCGCGCATAGAGAAGGGCTACGCCGCGCAGCTCACCGAGTGGGCCAAACGCTGGAGACAGCTGGTGGAGAAAG GTCCTCAGTACGGGACGGTGGAGCGAGCGTGGTGCGCTCTGATGACCGAGGCTGAGAAAGTGAGCGACCTGCACATGGAGGTGAAGGCTGCACTAATGGGAGAAGACCTGGAGAAAGTCAAGAACTGGCAGAAGGACGCCTACCACAAACAGATGATTGGCGGCTTCAAGGAGACCAAAGAAGCGGACGATGGCTTTCGCAAGGCACAGAAACCCTGGGCCAAGAAACTCAAGGAG GTGGATGCGATGAAGAAGGCCTACCACACGGCCTGTAAGGAGGAGAAAACAGCCACCACCCGAGAGAATTCAAGCAAGCTGGAGAACAACAACCCGGAGGCCCAGAAGAAGCTGCAAGAGAAGGTAGAGAAGTGCCAGCAGGAAGTTCAGAAG ACGAAGGAGCGCTATAAGAAGTCTCTGGAGGAGCTGGATAAGGTGACTCCTCAGTACATGGAGAACATGGAGCAGGTGTTCGAGCAGTGGCAGCAGTTCGAGGACAAGAGGCTGCGCTTCTTCAAAGAGCTGCTGCTGGGCGTCAAGCAGCACCTCGACCTCTCCTCCAATCACAA GTACGCGACCGTGTATCACACACTGGAAGACACCATCCAGGCAGCCGACGCACAGGAAGACCTCAAGTGGTTCCGCTCTAACCACGGGCCCGGCATGGCCATGAACTGGCCCCAGTTTGAG GAATGGTCCATGGACTTGAACCGAACGCTCAGTCGACGAGAAACCAAGAGGAAACCCGCCGATGGAATCACTCTGACGGGGATCAGTCAAACCACAGAACAAACCTCAAAAACCAGCAGCAG TGCTGGTACCGTGGAGAAAATGACAGCCGACGGCTCCGATGAGGAAGCAGGGAACCCCTTCGCGTCCGCTAACGCTAACGGTAATCCGTTCGAGGACGAGCCGTCTTCACCGGAGGTGTGCGTGCCGGTCCGCGCCTTGTATGACTATGAGGGACAGGAGCAGGACGAGCTCAGCTTCAAAGCAG GAGATCAGCTGACGAAGATCGGCAACGAGGACGAGCAGGGCTGGTGTAAAGGACGTCTGAGTGACGGCACCGTCGGCCTCTATCCCGCCAACTACGTGGAGGACCT